One region of Natronolimnobius baerhuensis genomic DNA includes:
- a CDS encoding DUF5827 family protein → MPVPKSEFENRPPCDFYTPAELLENDQMYTVYEIARLLQGLEAEAEIEPETEDVLLDWAIPWIMTNANDLVVAEPRSDDEPGYYGVREDDTDDE, encoded by the coding sequence ATGCCCGTTCCAAAATCCGAGTTCGAGAACCGGCCACCGTGTGACTTCTACACGCCGGCAGAGTTGCTCGAGAACGACCAGATGTACACTGTCTACGAAATCGCGCGCCTGCTACAGGGACTCGAGGCCGAAGCAGAGATCGAACCGGAGACAGAGGATGTCTTGCTCGACTGGGCGATTCCGTGGATCATGACGAACGCGAACGACCTCGTCGTCGCCGAACCACGCAGTGATGACGAACCCGGCTACTACGGCGTCAGGGAGGACGACACCGACGACGAATGA
- a CDS encoding MBL fold metallo-hydrolase → MITNLARGVQTFTSNAFLVEGDRPVLIDTGSNFDVVAAVREHVDDLEAVVLTHTHHDHIGNLEAVTDEFGIETWGYDTELDDVSVDHEIADEATVQLGDHEYTALYTPGHKDDHLCFHSSEAGVLFAGDLVFQNGSFGRTDLPEGDRATLIESIDRVLSVVEDDLEAMHTGHGPSVTRNPYRDIELASQLARQA, encoded by the coding sequence ATGATCACGAATCTCGCACGCGGCGTCCAGACCTTTACGAGTAATGCGTTTCTGGTCGAGGGCGACCGACCCGTCCTGATCGATACGGGTTCGAACTTCGACGTCGTTGCAGCCGTTCGCGAGCACGTTGACGACCTCGAGGCCGTTGTCCTCACGCACACCCATCACGATCATATCGGCAATCTCGAGGCCGTTACCGACGAGTTCGGTATCGAAACGTGGGGCTACGATACCGAACTCGACGACGTCAGTGTCGACCACGAAATCGCAGACGAGGCGACGGTCCAACTCGGTGATCACGAGTATACGGCGCTGTACACGCCCGGTCACAAAGACGACCATCTGTGTTTTCACTCGAGTGAGGCAGGCGTTCTCTTTGCGGGCGATCTCGTCTTCCAGAACGGCAGTTTCGGGCGTACCGACCTTCCGGAAGGAGATCGTGCAACGCTGATCGAGAGTATCGACCGCGTTCTCTCGGTTGTCGAGGATGATCTCGAGGCGATGCATACGGGTCACGGGCCGAGTGTGACGCGTAATCCGTACAGGGATATCGAACTTGCGAGTCAGTTGGCACGGCAGGCGTAG
- a CDS encoding helix-turn-helix transcriptional regulator, whose translation MNQPVIVGLLVAILAIGLVAGVGGPIVAAGSGGTGFDTVSPAITGPADTTAEPSSASVQTQHPTAAAAATDDISSGDFDSTTFEITVHENGSATWTFRYEHYLEDSGDETTRAEFETFAEEFESSESDLYTLFSEQAQAMVESGDDQTAREMEATGFNRSAQVEGAFNPVGVVEMTFTWHGFATVDDDSVVVGDVFQNQNLILTEDQAMELQTADGLAFEHVEPDAQYVGTSLSEANYVRWSGERQFLDGHPRAELTVTEGGPNSPVTAMTERADTSWLLVAGGLLVLAVAAGAFWYRRSGHTAGDSVGTPQPTASSSGDSEHGPATADSQPPQPGATDPSTGADTPKQPDTVAGVSPQPTLSEDDLLTDEDRVVKLIRENGGRMKQVKIVEETGWSKSKVSMLLSEMESDDTISKLRVGRENIISLEGFEPEATKSPFDEQE comes from the coding sequence ATGAACCAGCCGGTTATAGTCGGGCTGCTCGTCGCCATTCTCGCCATCGGTTTGGTCGCTGGCGTAGGTGGCCCGATAGTGGCGGCTGGGAGTGGTGGGACTGGGTTCGACACTGTATCGCCCGCTATCACCGGACCGGCCGACACGACAGCTGAACCATCATCTGCGTCCGTCCAGACACAGCACCCGACCGCCGCAGCGGCTGCAACTGACGACATTAGTTCCGGCGATTTCGACAGTACAACGTTCGAAATTACCGTCCACGAAAACGGCAGTGCGACCTGGACGTTCCGATACGAACACTATCTCGAGGACAGCGGTGACGAAACGACTCGAGCGGAGTTCGAAACGTTTGCCGAGGAGTTCGAATCGTCGGAGAGCGATCTCTACACGCTCTTTTCCGAGCAAGCGCAAGCCATGGTCGAAAGTGGTGACGACCAGACAGCACGTGAAATGGAAGCCACCGGATTCAACCGCTCTGCACAGGTCGAAGGCGCATTCAACCCTGTTGGCGTCGTCGAGATGACATTCACCTGGCACGGATTCGCCACCGTTGACGACGACAGCGTCGTCGTTGGCGACGTCTTCCAGAATCAGAACCTGATCCTCACCGAGGACCAGGCGATGGAACTGCAGACAGCTGACGGGCTCGCGTTCGAACACGTCGAGCCAGACGCCCAGTACGTCGGGACCTCCCTTTCGGAGGCCAATTACGTCCGCTGGAGCGGCGAACGGCAGTTCCTCGATGGCCATCCTCGAGCGGAACTGACCGTAACCGAGGGAGGGCCGAACTCGCCAGTGACGGCGATGACCGAGCGCGCTGATACCTCGTGGCTGCTCGTCGCTGGTGGTCTTCTCGTGCTGGCAGTCGCTGCCGGTGCGTTCTGGTACCGACGGAGCGGCCACACAGCTGGTGACTCCGTCGGTACTCCACAGCCAACAGCATCGTCTTCTGGTGATTCCGAGCACGGCCCTGCCACAGCCGATTCTCAGCCACCCCAGCCCGGAGCAACCGACCCGTCGACAGGCGCTGACACACCAAAGCAACCCGACACAGTAGCTGGTGTCTCTCCACAGCCGACACTCTCCGAAGACGACCTACTCACCGACGAGGACCGCGTCGTCAAACTCATCCGCGAAAACGGCGGTCGAATGAAACAGGTCAAGATCGTCGAGGAAACCGGCTGGTCGAAATCCAAAGTCAGCATGCTATTGTCTGAGATGGAATCCGACGACACAATCAGCAAACTCCGCGTCGGCCGCGAGAATATCATCAGCCTCGAGGGTTTTGAACCCGAGGCGACCAAATCTCCCTTTGACGAACAGGAGTAG
- the melA gene encoding alpha-glucosidase/alpha-galactosidase: MAKITFIGAGSMVFAKNLIGDILSFEALEDSTLALMDIDEQRLAQTTAVAEALVENGDVGATIESTTDRREALEGADYVLNMINVGGTEPFENEIRIPERYGVEQAIGDTLGPGGIFRGLRTIPTMLEIAADMEAVCPDALLLNYTNPMAIVCWVMFEATDIETVGLCHSVPHTVDAIAEYIDVPSDELEYWVAGINHMAWFLECTWQGEDVYPQLQEALKDEGTYEKDTVRFELLDHFGAFVTESSHHNSEYHPYFRTDSESIEQLAGTNYAGRMPTATYLEGWLERSEERDNAHAEFDPEDVSIERSEEYASRLIHSLETGTPRRLNLNVDNEAGHIQNLRSDACVEVPCLVDGTGVHPCSVGTLPPQLAALNRTNVNVQRLAVKGALEGNRDAIHQAVTLDPLTAATLSLEEIHEMTEELLEANDAYLPDFS, from the coding sequence ATGGCCAAAATCACGTTCATCGGTGCCGGCAGTATGGTCTTCGCCAAGAATCTCATTGGAGATATTCTCTCGTTCGAGGCACTCGAGGACAGTACACTCGCGCTCATGGATATCGACGAGCAGCGATTGGCACAGACGACTGCCGTCGCTGAGGCGCTGGTCGAAAACGGCGATGTTGGGGCAACCATCGAATCGACGACAGACCGTCGAGAAGCCCTCGAGGGTGCCGATTACGTCCTCAACATGATCAACGTTGGTGGGACGGAACCGTTCGAGAACGAAATTCGCATTCCCGAGCGCTACGGTGTCGAACAGGCAATCGGCGATACGCTCGGCCCAGGTGGCATTTTCAGGGGCCTGCGCACGATCCCGACAATGCTCGAGATTGCCGCGGATATGGAGGCAGTGTGCCCTGATGCCTTGCTTTTGAACTACACGAACCCAATGGCTATCGTCTGCTGGGTGATGTTCGAAGCGACTGATATCGAGACCGTTGGCCTCTGTCACAGTGTGCCCCACACGGTCGATGCGATTGCGGAGTATATCGACGTCCCCAGCGATGAACTCGAGTACTGGGTCGCTGGCATCAACCACATGGCGTGGTTCCTCGAGTGTACGTGGCAGGGTGAGGACGTGTATCCACAGCTACAGGAGGCACTCAAGGACGAGGGCACCTACGAGAAAGATACCGTTCGCTTCGAACTCTTGGACCACTTCGGCGCGTTTGTCACGGAATCGAGCCATCACAACTCGGAGTATCACCCGTATTTCCGCACGGACAGCGAATCAATCGAGCAGTTGGCGGGGACGAACTACGCCGGGCGGATGCCGACTGCGACGTATCTCGAGGGCTGGCTGGAACGCTCCGAAGAGCGAGACAATGCACATGCCGAATTCGACCCTGAGGACGTTTCAATCGAACGCTCGGAGGAGTATGCCTCGCGATTGATTCACTCACTCGAGACGGGGACACCGCGCCGACTCAATCTGAACGTCGACAACGAGGCAGGCCACATCCAGAATCTCAGATCCGATGCCTGTGTCGAGGTCCCGTGTCTGGTGGATGGAACCGGCGTTCATCCGTGTTCTGTGGGCACCCTCCCACCGCAACTCGCTGCGCTCAACCGAACCAACGTTAACGTCCAGCGTCTTGCCGTAAAAGGCGCACTCGAGGGCAACCGCGATGCCATCCATCAGGCTGTCACACTCGATCCACTGACCGCGGCGACACTCTCACTCGAGGAGATTCACGAGATGACCGAAGAACTTCTCGAGGCGAACGACGCGTATCTGCCCGACTTCTCGTGA
- a CDS encoding polysaccharide deacetylase family protein, protein MSQHRSTRRRFLALSSAAGITGIAGCADRLNSVTDRSDDDDETNAGNESDSETDADIDDGAGPAAPVDGVPDLETEYNSREQYRQPGDQLDDFSDLDAWEVVQGSGEADEDIVFDGDQSFRLESDGEANIVAQRSLEGEDLTEIDLSFAVRTTTPQNITINLRLVDQFGSARVHSLREITYREPDVGWFRASPGVFEQDDYEPAMDHLDRLEIQVLHSMDEAEVWVDDLRMHDRPDQGYVMLVWDDGFTDYYETASPLHDEFGFRTVQAPVPRWTEQGRDGIMSTAELLERQDEGDQIVVHGTHDPIHEYEDEEAVETRLRQDKRWFIQNGFEGANYIVYPHNSFDKTSLEHTAQYHYCGGFNQAGDVNTTSVYGFDPLVLPRTIGHDLDISKRCVDLAAEHNQCTILNFHAFDQDNTMPADDYEELLEHIDDADVEVITFDDLWEMRTEPHY, encoded by the coding sequence ATGTCACAGCACCGTTCGACACGACGACGGTTCCTCGCACTCTCGAGTGCGGCTGGAATCACTGGTATCGCAGGCTGTGCAGACCGACTCAACTCGGTTACCGACCGCTCCGACGATGACGACGAAACCAACGCCGGCAACGAAAGCGACTCGGAAACCGACGCAGATATCGACGATGGCGCAGGCCCGGCCGCGCCCGTAGACGGGGTTCCAGACCTCGAAACCGAGTACAACAGCCGCGAGCAGTACCGCCAGCCGGGCGACCAGCTGGACGACTTCAGCGATCTCGACGCCTGGGAGGTCGTCCAGGGGTCGGGCGAAGCAGACGAGGACATCGTCTTCGACGGCGACCAGAGTTTCCGACTCGAGTCCGATGGCGAAGCAAACATCGTTGCCCAGCGCAGTCTCGAGGGCGAAGACCTGACGGAGATTGACCTGTCGTTTGCCGTTCGAACGACGACACCGCAGAACATTACGATCAATCTGCGACTCGTCGATCAGTTCGGGAGCGCGCGCGTGCACTCGCTGCGCGAGATTACCTATCGCGAACCCGATGTCGGCTGGTTCCGAGCGAGTCCCGGCGTCTTCGAGCAAGACGACTACGAGCCCGCAATGGACCACCTCGACCGCCTCGAGATACAGGTACTACACTCGATGGACGAGGCCGAGGTCTGGGTCGACGACCTGCGGATGCACGACCGGCCCGACCAGGGCTACGTCATGCTGGTCTGGGACGACGGATTCACCGACTACTACGAGACGGCGTCGCCGCTGCACGACGAATTCGGTTTCCGAACGGTCCAGGCACCCGTTCCCCGCTGGACCGAGCAGGGCCGTGACGGAATTATGTCCACCGCCGAACTGCTGGAACGCCAGGATGAAGGCGACCAGATCGTCGTCCACGGAACCCACGACCCGATCCACGAGTACGAAGACGAGGAGGCCGTCGAAACCAGGCTCCGACAGGACAAACGCTGGTTCATCCAGAACGGGTTCGAGGGCGCGAACTACATCGTCTACCCGCACAACAGCTTCGACAAAACCAGCCTCGAGCACACGGCACAGTATCACTACTGCGGCGGGTTCAATCAGGCCGGGGACGTCAACACGACGAGCGTCTACGGCTTCGATCCCCTCGTGCTTCCGCGGACAATCGGCCACGACCTCGATATTTCGAAGCGCTGTGTGGATCTCGCCGCCGAACACAACCAGTGTACCATCCTGAACTTCCACGCTTTCGACCAGGACAACACGATGCCCGCGGACGACTACGAGGAACTCCTCGAGCACATCGACGACGCTGATGTCGAGGTCATCACGTTCGACGACCTCTGGGAGATGCGCACTGAACCGCACTATTGA
- a CDS encoding 50S ribosomal protein L24e: protein MVEKRTCDYTGEDIEPGTGIMYVRNDGSVLHFVDSKAEKNYKLGREPRDLEWTEEGRAGKGPAQTETATDETADQDEAVNADEDEDLEEESEVDEDDVAADDETVEETESDDDEQAEAEQ from the coding sequence ATGGTCGAGAAACGAACTTGTGACTACACGGGCGAAGATATCGAACCCGGGACGGGCATCATGTACGTCCGAAACGACGGCAGTGTGCTCCACTTCGTCGACTCGAAAGCCGAGAAGAACTACAAACTCGGTCGCGAACCGCGCGATCTCGAGTGGACCGAGGAAGGTCGCGCTGGCAAAGGGCCAGCCCAGACTGAGACGGCTACCGACGAGACGGCCGACCAGGACGAGGCCGTCAACGCGGACGAAGACGAGGATCTCGAGGAAGAAAGCGAGGTCGACGAAGACGACGTCGCTGCCGATGACGAAACGGTTGAGGAGACCGAATCGGACGACGACGAGCAGGCGGAGGCCGAGCAATGA
- a CDS encoding DoxX family membrane protein yields MSTTTQNKLESRYAGITLEGHPHALTAWFVVALRFVMGGMILFAGLGKLAVVSGEAFDASGFLIHGVDPASPVSGLFAAMAGNAALLEVINVVVPVTQVLIGVALIAGAFVRLAALGGAMQMAMFYLGGWEGQWLALFDSTLIYAILFLALGAFAAGRIVGLDRYIEQLTVGGQPLLERFPTLRYILG; encoded by the coding sequence ATGTCCACAACAACGCAAAACAAACTCGAAAGCCGATATGCAGGAATTACACTCGAAGGACACCCTCACGCGCTGACTGCATGGTTCGTCGTCGCCCTCCGATTCGTGATGGGCGGCATGATTCTGTTCGCAGGCCTTGGCAAGCTCGCGGTCGTCAGCGGCGAAGCGTTCGACGCCAGCGGCTTCCTGATTCACGGCGTCGACCCGGCCAGCCCCGTCAGCGGCCTCTTCGCTGCGATGGCCGGCAACGCCGCCCTCCTCGAGGTCATTAACGTCGTCGTCCCGGTCACGCAGGTGCTGATCGGCGTCGCACTGATCGCCGGCGCGTTCGTCCGTCTGGCCGCCCTCGGCGGCGCGATGCAGATGGCGATGTTCTACCTCGGCGGCTGGGAAGGACAGTGGCTCGCCCTGTTCGACTCGACGCTGATCTACGCCATCCTGTTCCTGGCGCTGGGCGCGTTCGCCGCCGGTCGGATCGTCGGCCTCGACCGCTACATCGAACAGCTCACCGTCGGCGGCCAACCGCTCCTCGAGCGGTTCCCCACACTCCGGTACATCCTGGGCTGA
- the ndk gene encoding nucleoside-diphosphate kinase → MSDGGHERTFVMIKPDAFGRGLVGEVISRLEERGLKLVGIKVETMPRERAEEHYGEHEDKPFYDDLVDFITSGPVVPMVWEGQDATRQVRQMIGETDPLEAQPGTIRGDFALDLGRNVVHAADHEDEGANEREIGIHFDDDELIDYDQHDAEWLYE, encoded by the coding sequence ATGAGCGACGGCGGTCACGAGCGAACCTTCGTGATGATCAAGCCCGACGCCTTCGGTCGCGGCCTCGTCGGCGAGGTTATCTCCCGACTCGAGGAACGCGGACTCAAACTCGTCGGCATTAAGGTCGAGACCATGCCCCGCGAACGGGCTGAAGAACACTACGGAGAACACGAGGACAAACCGTTCTACGACGACCTCGTGGACTTCATCACCTCGGGACCGGTCGTCCCGATGGTCTGGGAAGGACAGGACGCAACCCGTCAGGTTCGCCAGATGATCGGCGAAACCGACCCACTCGAGGCCCAGCCTGGAACGATCCGCGGTGACTTCGCACTTGACCTCGGTCGCAACGTCGTTCACGCGGCCGACCACGAGGACGAAGGCGCAAACGAGCGTGAAATCGGGATCCACTTCGACGACGATGAGCTGATCGACTACGATCAGCACGACGCCGAGTGGCTCTACGAGTAA
- the sod gene encoding superoxide dismutase — MADHELPPLPYDYDALEPSISEQVVTWHHDTHHQGYVNGLNAAEETLEENRESGDYGSTAGALGNVTHNGSGHYLHTLFWENMSPNGGGEPAGDIADRIEEDFGSYEGWKGEFEAAASAAGGWALLVYDPVSKQLRNLAVDKHDQGALWGSHPILALDVWEHSYYYDYGPDRGEFIDGFFDVINWDSVDEEFQKCLDHFE, encoded by the coding sequence ATGGCTGACCACGAACTTCCACCACTACCATACGATTACGACGCACTGGAACCATCGATCTCCGAACAGGTCGTTACCTGGCATCACGACACCCACCATCAGGGCTACGTCAACGGTCTCAACGCCGCTGAGGAAACCCTCGAGGAGAACCGTGAGTCCGGCGACTACGGTTCGACTGCTGGTGCGCTCGGTAACGTCACCCACAACGGCAGTGGACACTATCTCCACACGCTGTTCTGGGAGAACATGAGTCCAAACGGCGGCGGCGAGCCAGCGGGCGACATCGCCGACCGCATCGAAGAGGACTTCGGTTCCTACGAGGGCTGGAAAGGCGAATTCGAGGCTGCAGCCAGCGCTGCTGGTGGCTGGGCACTGCTCGTCTACGACCCAGTTTCCAAGCAACTGCGTAACCTCGCGGTCGACAAGCACGACCAGGGCGCACTCTGGGGCTCGCACCCAATTCTGGCGCTGGACGTCTGGGAACACTCCTACTACTACGACTACGGCCCAGACCGCGGCGAGTTCATCGATGGCTTCTTCGACGTCATCAACTGGGACAGCGTCGACGAGGAGTTCCAGAAGTGCCTCGACCACTTCGAGTAA
- a CDS encoding asparagine synthetase B family protein, translating to MHRELFGVFGDREQFDRFRSSDEFDVVCSGPQLTVGIRDDDLGAPGWSAQYSDDRGCCVVWGEAYVPDSDVEATSNTAQWLVEQYETRGHGVLRDLNGSYLVVLDHEAADETFVATDPVRSRECFYTDDPGPRVFGTDAAAVGETIPEPTPNRAGILEYLHLGVILGEKTAVDELRRLPIDSRLESATITSLDRFVYRPTEFDYVSELASRLERALQRRSRLPGHKGVLLSAGYDSRIILSQVEGIEHGYTVGSPAAQEVAGAKHLAAQYGASHTAFPPDERYLRPDESKIRYSQGIKESLHIHHAGYTDEIGVETMYHGLLCDTFFRGHFTARETVDVLDKRIPVGRLEADPNPVETLLEKFGYSREASLELTERTTFDVDPESFVREAVGDEFDACQARADGVQNTLTCCGIANQPSIPFHTQLSDHFLTSFLATDRELIDWHLRTPPKHRTTATFLEACEQLDSEILRHRPPDRPHDAALLNEIEGFVRRKTPFLSSFEPPWPNREALFDRHDFDERLLADLESVHSLPARHKLRITDLRGWLDSWDVADPAVQRWFRPLKSTSQTI from the coding sequence ATGCATAGGGAACTCTTCGGCGTTTTCGGTGATCGCGAGCAGTTCGACCGCTTCAGATCGAGCGACGAGTTCGACGTCGTCTGTTCTGGCCCCCAGCTCACGGTCGGGATCAGAGACGACGACCTCGGCGCACCCGGCTGGAGTGCACAGTATAGCGACGACAGGGGCTGTTGTGTGGTCTGGGGCGAAGCCTACGTCCCCGACTCCGATGTCGAGGCGACGTCGAATACGGCACAGTGGCTCGTCGAGCAGTACGAAACCCGCGGCCACGGCGTCCTTCGGGACCTCAACGGCTCATATCTGGTCGTCCTCGACCACGAGGCAGCCGACGAAACGTTCGTCGCGACGGATCCCGTTCGCTCGAGAGAGTGTTTCTACACCGACGACCCCGGGCCTCGAGTCTTCGGTACCGACGCCGCTGCCGTCGGAGAGACAATTCCAGAGCCAACGCCAAACCGAGCGGGCATCCTCGAGTACCTGCATCTCGGGGTCATCCTCGGCGAGAAGACGGCGGTCGACGAACTTCGCCGACTGCCAATTGATAGTCGACTCGAGTCAGCTACGATCACGTCGCTCGACCGGTTCGTGTACCGACCCACGGAGTTCGATTACGTTTCGGAACTGGCGAGTCGCCTCGAGCGGGCGCTACAGCGTCGTTCACGGCTTCCCGGACACAAAGGCGTCCTCCTTTCGGCGGGCTATGACTCACGGATTATCCTCTCGCAGGTCGAGGGGATTGAACACGGCTATACCGTGGGGTCGCCCGCTGCACAGGAGGTGGCCGGGGCGAAACACCTCGCAGCGCAGTACGGCGCTTCCCACACCGCGTTTCCGCCGGACGAACGCTATCTTCGCCCCGACGAGTCGAAGATTCGCTACTCACAGGGTATCAAGGAGTCCTTGCACATCCACCACGCCGGCTATACCGACGAAATCGGTGTCGAGACAATGTACCACGGACTGCTCTGTGATACGTTCTTCCGCGGGCACTTCACCGCGCGTGAGACCGTCGATGTTCTCGACAAACGCATTCCGGTTGGCCGACTCGAGGCTGATCCGAACCCCGTCGAAACCCTCCTCGAGAAGTTCGGCTACAGTCGTGAGGCAAGCCTCGAACTCACCGAGCGAACGACGTTCGACGTCGATCCGGAATCGTTCGTCAGAGAGGCCGTCGGCGACGAGTTCGACGCCTGCCAAGCGCGGGCTGATGGCGTCCAGAACACGCTGACGTGCTGTGGCATCGCAAACCAGCCCTCGATACCGTTCCACACCCAGCTGTCGGATCACTTCCTCACGTCGTTTCTGGCGACGGATCGCGAGTTGATCGACTGGCACCTTCGAACGCCGCCAAAACACCGGACGACGGCAACGTTCCTCGAGGCCTGCGAGCAACTCGACAGTGAGATTCTTCGCCATCGGCCGCCGGATCGACCGCACGATGCGGCGCTACTCAATGAGATCGAAGGCTTCGTGCGTCGGAAGACGCCGTTTTTGTCCTCGTTCGAGCCGCCGTGGCCGAACCGCGAAGCACTCTTCGACCGACACGACTTCGATGAGCGGCTTTTGGCTGACCTCGAGTCCGTCCACTCGTTGCCAGCCCGACATAAACTCAGAATCACGGACCTTCGTGGCTGGCTCGATTCCTGGGACGTTGCTGATCCTGCTGTCCAGCGCTGGTTTCGACCACTGAAATCGACGAGTCAGACTATTTGA
- a CDS encoding succinylglutamate desuccinylase/aspartoacylase domain-containing protein — protein MQRETLSRRSVVALTTGCMASGLGAATVGGTLEDDAEDGDDADTGATEADLSRDSFSIMAGTTHETTVYVIDAPVDGPTAVVVGGIHGNEVAGYEAAGDINGWQIDAGTLVVIPEAHAVAVEQGTRSGDDWSDLNRQFPESEAPESDLAAAIWDVLVEYDADVVVDLHESTGIYAGDPVDGVGQAIFHGDSPTEVETAAAAAEFATDQYVDDPALEFETGPFSGPSTEPSGLLVHKATRDLGADSYLVETLSTDVPLETRVQWHLAITEQLVADAVFGSEPDNGHAPDVDGETAAADESDDTPDAEDDEDDEADENVADAPDETPVAEIRTDPDGAADLALEAGQTVTLDATCSTAPAGEIVYYQWDVGATAVFDESGETLEVTAGTNGRDTIVLRVVDDADRTATTSITLSTD, from the coding sequence ATGCAACGCGAGACGCTTTCGCGACGATCAGTAGTGGCGCTTACAACCGGCTGTATGGCTTCTGGCCTCGGTGCGGCGACGGTCGGCGGAACGCTCGAGGACGATGCAGAAGACGGCGATGACGCCGACACTGGGGCAACCGAGGCGGACCTCTCTCGAGACTCGTTTTCTATTATGGCAGGAACGACACACGAGACGACGGTGTACGTCATCGACGCACCAGTCGATGGCCCGACCGCCGTCGTCGTCGGGGGGATCCACGGCAACGAGGTCGCTGGCTACGAGGCGGCGGGTGACATTAATGGCTGGCAAATTGACGCTGGAACACTCGTTGTGATTCCGGAGGCCCACGCGGTCGCTGTCGAGCAGGGCACCCGAAGCGGCGACGACTGGAGCGATCTCAATCGCCAGTTCCCCGAAAGCGAGGCCCCGGAATCCGACCTCGCGGCGGCGATCTGGGACGTACTCGTCGAGTACGATGCCGATGTGGTCGTCGATCTCCACGAGTCGACGGGGATCTACGCCGGCGACCCCGTCGACGGCGTCGGGCAGGCGATCTTCCACGGTGACAGCCCGACTGAAGTCGAAACCGCCGCAGCTGCCGCCGAGTTCGCGACGGACCAGTACGTCGACGATCCCGCCCTCGAGTTCGAAACCGGTCCCTTCAGCGGCCCAAGCACCGAACCGAGCGGCTTACTCGTCCACAAGGCGACTCGAGACCTGGGTGCTGACTCCTATCTCGTCGAGACGCTCTCGACTGATGTGCCCCTCGAGACTCGCGTCCAGTGGCACCTCGCCATCACGGAACAGTTGGTCGCCGATGCGGTGTTCGGTTCCGAGCCTGACAATGGACACGCGCCCGATGTCGACGGGGAGACTGCAGCTGCGGACGAGAGCGACGACACACCTGACGCCGAGGACGACGAAGACGACGAAGCGGACGAGAACGTTGCGGATGCTCCAGACGAGACACCGGTCGCCGAGATCAGAACCGACCCCGACGGTGCCGCTGATCTGGCGCTCGAGGCAGGTCAGACCGTGACGCTCGATGCGACGTGTTCAACCGCCCCTGCTGGTGAGATCGTCTACTATCAGTGGGACGTCGGCGCCACTGCTGTGTTCGATGAGTCTGGTGAGACACTCGAGGTGACAGCCGGTACCAATGGCCGCGATACGATTGTCTTGCGGGTCGTTGACGATGCTGACCGGACTGCAACCACGTCGATCACGCTCTCGACGGACTGA
- a CDS encoding HalOD1 output domain-containing protein, translated as MNNQNCGGSQADNSVVIESEIHHPESLVESIVRGVSICTNTPQAELTPLYEYVDPEPLAAVLEHARQHDSDVTFEFKYEGCRITLSQENDLRVRHL; from the coding sequence GTGAACAATCAAAACTGTGGAGGCTCACAGGCGGACAATTCTGTCGTCATCGAGTCTGAAATCCACCATCCCGAATCGCTAGTCGAGTCGATTGTCCGGGGGGTCTCCATCTGTACGAACACTCCTCAGGCCGAACTCACACCATTATATGAGTATGTTGATCCGGAGCCACTCGCTGCTGTCTTGGAACATGCACGGCAACACGACTCCGACGTGACGTTCGAATTCAAATATGAAGGCTGTCGTATTACGCTGTCTCAGGAGAACGACCTCCGCGTTCGTCACCTGTAA
- a CDS encoding DUF7344 domain-containing protein, translating into MRETEQASTPLEADVTPSLDEVFRLLSSRRRRYTLYHLYEQDDGVATATELTNHVARLEVAADETPPTEVTDELITTIRTELQHVHLPKLEDAGVLEQDQRSETVRYWTQPSLEEWLEHAYHKESTTPL; encoded by the coding sequence ATGCGTGAAACTGAGCAAGCGTCGACACCGCTCGAGGCAGACGTAACGCCGTCGCTGGATGAGGTTTTTCGCCTGCTCTCGAGTCGTCGACGCCGGTATACCCTGTATCATCTTTACGAACAGGATGACGGTGTTGCAACGGCAACTGAACTGACGAATCACGTTGCTAGACTTGAGGTTGCAGCTGATGAGACGCCGCCAACGGAGGTAACCGACGAACTCATCACGACGATTCGGACGGAACTACAGCACGTCCACCTGCCCAAACTCGAGGATGCGGGGGTTCTCGAGCAAGATCAGCGGAGTGAGACGGTCCGATACTGGACGCAACCGTCGCTCGAGGAGTGGCTCGAGCACGCCTACCACAAAGAGTCGACGACACCGTTGTAG